From the Rhea pennata isolate bPtePen1 chromosome 1, bPtePen1.pri, whole genome shotgun sequence genome, the window AACATTGGAATGAATTACTTAGAGAAGCAATTTCTTTAGTTTCTTTATAAGagattctcattaaaaatatacaatgtTACTCTAAAGAAATAGATCAAAACACTAGGATTGACTATTGAAAGATGTAGTGTTTTGTGTTATGACTAATACTTTCTTTTAGAGAGACAGCCTTACATACgaaatataaatgtatacatGCTTTTATACAGTACTTTCAGAAAGTACTTTTTCTAAGTGGCTATCTACAACCTCTAGATTTTAAAGAAGTCTGTCTTCTTACCTCTGTTAAAACATGAAAAGTATAGGCATAAAATGGTCTGGAGTAaacaaaaacaggcaaaacGTAGTCTTTTCTAGCAATTGAGGCAATACGTATTGCCTCTTTAACCCGATAGTGAACAAATTTTAGTGCATTTGGACTTGACTTCAATATATAATCCAGATATATGGAAGGGTAGAGACCAGTGCTTTCTTTCCACAGCCAAAGCAGGAGATCATTACGGGAAGATTCAATGGCCGGGCATTTTCCTGTGTACGTTTCCGGGTGTTCTTTGTAATCGTAATTGTAGCAGTCCGGGTAAAGATAGTAACCCCACAAACCGTTTGGTCTCATATGTTCAGCCAGAAGGATAGTGTTGTTCATAAAGCTCTTCCCAGCGTTTTCAAATTCCTCTTTAGCTACTTTCCTAATTTTGTCCTCTGACCACTGAGGGTGCCGTCTCCTAACCATCTCAAGAGATTTATTTCTATAAATGGTTTTATTGCCCCAGTTCCTATCCCACTGGGGTCTCCAGTTTTCCCAGTCAATGACTGCAAGTCCTTGGAATTTCTTCATGGGTATGGAATAGTCAATGTCGGCCTTTGCTTTATTAAGATGTTTGATAAGACTTTCATTTTGTGGCACACCTCCATTCACAGGATCTCCATTATCTGAGTAATAGGGATAGTGTCCCAAATGAGTGTGATAAAAGATTGTCACGTTCGATCCACTCAACGTCTCATTGGTGTTTGATGCAATGTCAAAAATACTGAGATCCAGGTCCACTTTGTACCGCAGCCTGCACTGTTCTGTGGGTGCATTCCAGACAACGATGAAAGGCTTGTGGAGAAGCAGAGGGGCCTTTGTCTGCTTCAGTAACTGGCCACAGTCCATAGTGACCAGCACTGAGATTGCTATCCATTTGACCCAGACATCCATGGTATGTTGTTTTCTGGGAAATTGTTTTAGTGtttccttgaaaacaaaaacaagagaagaaatattaGAAAGACATTAGCCACCTTTGAGGCAGAGAAGATGACAGGGGAATGTCTTCCAGTTTGATTTTCTTAACATTACACTCAGTGCAAATCAGAAAAAGTACAGAACTATGGCTTGGAAAACTTAAGTCTGATCTCAAATGCTTGTGAAGACTTTTTGATAGACTTCACTGTCTGGAAGCATGTTCTGATGTTCactctttttttgctttctacttCTCCCAGACACCTCACGCATTTGCTACAGAACTTTCCGTTACACTTATTTGCTCCTTGATGTCTACGGGAAATGCGTTAACAACAGAATATCTTAAAAGAACAGTATAAAAAAGAGCATGATGCTTATTTCAAATTTCACCTTCCAAGTATGTTCTGCTATGGTCTGTCTTTCTTAGAATATTATCACTGTGAGGCTAAGGTTTTCCTTATTATCTGTATATGCTAATGATcataataggaaaaataatttaaacagaaGCTATGACAGAAGCATTTACCTCACACGGAGAGGTAAACCAACAGAACtcagaaatgctgcagttttTAGGACATCTGAAAAAAGTGTGTTGTTTATCTGCTATTGAtcattgtctttattttctaaacatttaGATGGAAGAGTGATCATCAATCTGCAGTCTAGAAGGCTGTTGCTATTAACGGCTTAAGATAGTTATTACACTGAAAGTAATtgaaagtctttaaaatattaaagaaaataaacaatgttAAACATATTTGAACTAGCCAGAAAAACATCCTGCATCTTTGAAAAGGGGAGTTAGTCTATATAAGTGGGTGcttattaatgtttttttttcctttcaggctCTGAAAGGAAATTGGCTATGGGCCATACTGGTCTAGTGACTGCTAGTGCTGTGGGCACTGTCAGCGCTCCAGGGTTGCTGGCGCCCAGGGAGCCCAAACCTGTGCTTTGAACCCCGTGATGCAGCTGTTCAGCACTGCCCCAGCCGGCTGCTCCAAAatctctccctgctgctctctcttGCCCAAGAAGGGCTCAGCTCTACGCTGGATTTGTTATTCAGGCTTCTTCACTGGGTGGTACAGTTCATATTACTGGTACAGATGATCAAACGCTATACAGCACATCCAGCTTACATACCAGCTTGAACCTAGGGATCACAAAATtgacttctctttaaaaaaaaacattacatcTATCATATGATATAGTTTATCCTCTCTGTTGTTATCTTCTGTCATTCATCTATCATGTTTCCCAGTTTTATTCTCATGTTAAACGTCTGTGCTGTATACTCAATTCATGCACTAGCCATGTCAATTTGAATTCTGAATCTAGATGCTTCCCTatatttacattcttttttaatgatttccttCCATGACTGTAAAATCAGCCCAAGTTATCCAGTCGTAATCTAGATATCTTACTTATAGTAGCTTCAATTGGCCCTAGTATATCCTCAGTCAGTTATAACAAGTTACATACATATACAACTTAACTCATTTCCTAGGTAATAGGAATATTAATTTATCACACCTAACGATCTGTTATAGAACCATTAGATCACAGCTGAAGCAGataggtttctttcttttcaaaccaTTATAGCCAATAAGCTATTCTGAATACTAGATTTTGTAGCACTTCTTGGATACTGCCTTTTTATCTGTAATGGAATGTCAAATCTACAGGAAGGCTGCAGACACCCCTATCCAAACCCCTCAGTAGACCTCTTAAAGaaagaatctgttttcttttgtttgaaaaagtaTTGTCTTTCGTAAGTGATACTACCCAGCATTCTCCCCTGCCATTTGTCCCCTGGGTTTGACGGGTATTTTTCCTAGCTATCACTACTCTTCTGATCTTCTCCCACTCCCTTAAGtccttattttgtctttttatctcccacagaagaacatttttctcttttacctcCAGTCCTGTGTCTTTCATCCTCAGCCCTAGGAAAGAATCGAGCCCCACTCTCCGGTGGTCTGCTAAATTGATATTTTCCTAAGTGGTGGAGGAGAGCAAGCTGCATGAAGCAGTGGTTAGAAGGAGTgcaaaaagagcagaacaggaaaAGGCCAGGACAGTGGGACATCCCAGGAGTGAGCCCTCATCAACAAGCTTCAGATTTATGCTCTGGTTTCCTTATGCTGCATGCCTAAATACAGATTTAGCTCCTATGTTTGAAAACTTTGCTCATAATCCTTCATATTCCATTAATGATAACATCCATGAATGAAGTGGCAACTGCTATGGGGCATCAAGCTGGTACTGCATATGAACGTGCCTACTAGGAAGAGAAGCCAACTTATTTTCACTCCACTGATCAGCTGGAAGGAAGTCTTTTTCTCTAGTATCCTTCAGTCAGAGCCTTGCATAACCATCTAAGTAACGccataagttaaaaaaaaaaaaagaagaagaatttgctTCCTTTGCTGTTACACTCAAACTGCTGAATACATTACAGCACTTTGCATTGCTTCTTTGACCTGATTCAGTACATTTGTAAGAGCTTTTCCATGATCAAGACAGGCTTGCTTTTCTGTACATGAGAATAAACCCACAGTGCAAGATTTTTCTCTATCAGTGATAGCTCAGATGAAAGAGGAAGAGCgaaatgggagaaagaaaaggtgtttAGTGAATTTTTGTGTAAGAAAAAACTCAAGAGAAGATCCCAGCTGCCTAGTCCCACCATCCAAATGTTGATATTGTTCAGTCTTATGTTATTATGAATATATAATTAGATCATTTTGTCATGTATTCATGACTAATTCAGTACAATTCTTTTCTAGAACTAAGGCCCATAGGCATTACCGCAATGCGGACAATAAACTCTAACAGTGATAGGCCAGGAAATATATAATAGGGTAATTCtaagtgatatttttaattcttggCCAAAGCTTGTTGCTATCCTTGACAAGGCTTTAAATAACACCACAGCtaacaaaatgaatatatttatatcaGGATCTAGGCTATTCACTGAAGATGCAAGGGACCCTGGCTGCCTCGCTCAATTGTAGACATGTAGAAAGTAGGTGTCTTCCtcagaaaatggaaacacaCTATGAGGAGGTGGAACCCAACTAACCTTGTTCTAGATATTTAGAAGTTTGGGGAGCTCATCTAGAACAGTCATTCAGGATCCTTCAGCAAGGAATGGGCACCTCCCAAAGTTGCTACAAGCTCCCTATTTTAGACTATACGGAAGCAGTCACCCAGCTCCATTATCCCAGAGAGGTGATAAGTGCCTAGACAAGGTAACATGCCTAACTTTTAGACGTCTAAAAGTGCAAAGCATCTTCTGCTACTCTTTAAAAGATACAGAGAGAGACAACCCATATGCATAATTCCTTAAAGGGTAGAGAATTCCCCAAAACTTGTTCTATAGACAAAGTCCAACAAAGATGCATTAATCTGTGATGAGCTTTGATGTTATTGTCACAGGAAAATCTCATTacagttcttttattttgcttcagaacACTATCTGAGGCTATGTGAAACAAGTTTTCAAAGGAACAGGTAAGTCTTAcctttaatactgaaaaaacaagacagaataAATTATCTGCTGTTTCCCAAATGCATGAAACAGTCTCTAAGCAAGAACAAAACATCGTTTATTACAGTTTCCACTGCTGTTCGTTTGGACTATGGGGTTTTTGATCTCATGCATGAGCATTAATTGGGCTGCTTTAatccctattttttttaatgagcacaGGCATCAACGATTCCATCTTGAAGCTCATTATCAACCTCGATCCAAATTCTCCTGTTTTCCTGATTCAATGACATGTTGTCATGATTAATTTAACTATTCAAAGATGCACATATCTTTCTCAGGCACTACAgtattttcagaacagaatctattctcagtgtttctgctctatattctaaaaacaaaaatgaattctCCATAAGTTAAAAAATTAAGGCCTGATTTCATGATCACTGAAGTTGAACAGGGATTCCAATACAGTCCAATGGTGTTTTCCAGACAGACAATTTTGCTCTTCTGCCGTTTTTACTGATTATCCCAAGCTTCTTGGGATACAGTACAACAGCACATTACAGTACAACGCACCATGTTATAGGTGATACTTTAGATTAGAGTTCATATGTTGGTCATATAATGGCAAGCCAATGCAATTTTGTAATAGCAAATGCAATATCTCATTTTATACTCTGCTTGTATACTGACTTGTCAAGAGAGTAAAATTCATACATTTAACAATAATACTATTCTGTTTTGTCATCTTCTGCTGGTTTTAATTGTCCTTGAAGATTAAGGCTTTCCATCTCTTCTGGATAAACAGCTGATTAACGTGGACATATCCGCTAttcaaatttcatttccaaaaatggaacattttaagtgttttgacTACTGGTGGAGTTTTATGTCAATGGACCACAAAAATAAGAAGCTTTCATCAATCAACTAAGCATTTTGTAAAATTTAGTAATCTCTCACCATGTATTCTCTGGGGATTTCATTTCATCAAAATTCTTTTATCTGTCACATAAGAATCTtacaatatttctatttcttttttcatgctCATTCCAAATGGATACAATTTCTCTAAAACTATGACAAACTATGCCATAAAGTGAAAGGTAGATTCTAAGCAGCGGCTGCATTGAAGCAGAGAGAGCATGTAGTTTTAGACCTAATTTCAGCTAGGATTTAAAGGTGTTTTAGATGACATttcaattttctgaaatgtatatAAAGGTGATCTTAAAAACTAAATCACATAACAATTGCAACACTTGGAAGCCTGTAACCTACGACTAGGTACATACACAGCTTACCCTTGCTTctgagagaaaggggaagactATAGTCTTGAAAATAAGCTGAAATGTATGCAGCATGATGGGCAGTGGGAAAGTAAGAACTCGTAGATACGCAATTTTACCTATGAAGTATGAGGGTTAGATTATGTATCTTGTCATTGAACTCCATAATTATTTCACAattcagaaacatattttggaaaaaaagaagaaaatttcctACAATAATGGCTACTTCAGATACCATCATTAGTCAATATCTGGCTATTATAATTTAAAAGCTAGAGTTGGAAAGGCAGAATGTGTTTTATTACATACTAAAGAGGAACGTTTAAATCATATAGGAAAGGTGATGTTTTCCAGCTTATTTAGCAGACAAGAATCATGCTGTGTGGCTTAAACTAGATTTATAACACTTTACCAAGGTACTTTCAGTCTCCCAAATGTACTATTGACTTCTGTCTCTCAATTGCTAAATATAAAGCTGTACTTACTTTCACTGTAGACACACATCCATTTTAGCTAAGTTTTCTCATATCTGGAGGGAAGtattttgcttggaaaaaaaagtataatggcacttaaaaaggaaatgaatgtaAGTGAATGCATTATTTGTATTCCACCGAAGAATGTATCAAATTGgcagtaaaaagaaatgtcCTTTCCTGCACATAGGCTAACCACATTTGGGgtagaaattattattatggCTAAGTACTATAGACATTTCaattataattatataaaaagaatTCACAATAGAATCACATTTCAAAGTGGCTTGCAAATGGTTTGAAAAATCTTGTGCATCAACACATTATTCTCTATGACAAACAATTTTGCAGGATGCATTTACCAGATATCATGTGTATATCTATGTAAGCATgcatatttctctgttttcttatgaTATAATGGAAAGGTCAAATCTATCGACCAATTTGCCATCCTACTCCCTGTCTGCTATTACTTTTCTACTTCaaaactgttgtttttcctGGTCTTGTTGAAAAGACAAGGTGGACACAGACTGACTTCGTTATTCAAGTGtcatttctcttaaattttcaTTAGCATCACATTTAAGAAAGATTAAGGAAGATTCACtggctcctctctgctctcccttttTCAGTCTCATCTCACATTATCCTAATTCTCCATGTACAATTATTTCTCAGACTAAACTAAAAGTTAAAAagtgaacacaagaaaaaagtaACTGCAAAGGTTTGCAGTCTTGCTTCCAGATCACTGGAAGTACAAAAGGGACACATGATTAactatttcctttctgtgagTCATATTAAAGTTCACTTTCAATTGGTGAATAGAGAGGCTTAATTCCAAGGTGAAAAGTAGCATCCTTTGCGTTTGTGTGCAAAACatgtgaaaagaaattcaaagagcAAAGGGGTAGAGGGTCAGACCTACACAGTCACTGTTGTGGCTGCTGACTTTTGGGGAACTGTGGattgttcattttaaagcaaagagaaaactcTGGAGGACATTCTTGGATGCATCACAGTTTTACAATAAGTCATATTTGGACCAATGTAGGACCAAAAGTCTGCTTAGGCATTTCCTGTTTAGCTTTATTGTTTCTGTGATGTGCAGCTCATGTCATGCTTTAAACTGAGAGAAAAGACTGTAAGCAAGCataggaatgaaaaataaaaaaaatggtattgaAAAGATGCATTTCCCATAAAACCcgtaatttttctcttctattaaAACCAGCCATTTTAATACT encodes:
- the LOC134154946 gene encoding hyaluronidase-1-like translates to MDVWVKWIAISVLVTMDCGQLLKQTKAPLLLHKPFIVVWNAPTEQCRLRYKVDLDLSIFDIASNTNETLSGSNVTIFYHTHLGHYPYYSDNGDPVNGGVPQNESLIKHLNKAKADIDYSIPMKKFQGLAVIDWENWRPQWDRNWGNKTIYRNKSLEMVRRRHPQWSEDKIRKVAKEEFENAGKSFMNNTILLAEHMRPNGLWGYYLYPDCYNYDYKEHPETYTGKCPAIESSRNDLLLWLWKESTGLYPSIYLDYILKSSPNALKFVHYRVKEAIRIASIARKDYVLPVFVYSRPFYAYTFHVLTETDLVNTIGESAALGAAGVVLWGSMQYASSKESCSTVKQYIDGPLGHYVINVTSAAKLCSKVLCRKNGRCIRKNSDSSAYLHLSPHSFKIQVRHSEIGPRFQVTGKLSLKNIEVMRQRFMCQCYQGWTGIFCELPDRRLTEHWVHFVFSRSRKQKLCIFLLGATQLFLLYTAH